One window of Triplophysa rosa linkage group LG10, Trosa_1v2, whole genome shotgun sequence genomic DNA carries:
- the hao1 gene encoding hydroxyacid oxidase 1 — MSDKLVCVSDYELQAKKHLPKAIFDYYSSGADEQQTLRDNTTAFSRWRIYPRVLRDVSSVDMSTTVLGQRVSMPICVAATAMQKMSHPDGEPATARGCVSCDTGMMLSSWSTSTIEEVAEAAPGGVRWMQLYIYKDRTLTQSLVRRAEDAGYKGIFVTVDTPYLGRRRDDVRNRFKLPSHLRMANFDSPDLAFSSKEGYGKDSGLAVYVAQSIDPTVKWDDIAWLKTITSLPVVLKGILRAEDAREAVKYGVAGILVSNHGARQLDGVPATIDVLPEIVEAVEGKVEVFLDGGVRTGTDVLKALALGAKAVFVGRPILWALACEGDKGVSNVLELLREELHRALALTGCRSLNEVDGSLVRRSALVSKI; from the exons ATGTCTGACAAGCTTGTGTGTGTTAGTGATTATGAGCTTCAGGCCAAAAAACATTTACCAAAGGCAATCTTTGACTATTATTCATCAGGAGCAGATGAGCAGCAAACTCTACGTGATAATACAACGGCCTTCTCGAG GTGGCGTATTTACCCTCGTGTTCTCAGAGATGTGTCCTCGGTGGACATGTCCACTACAGTTTTGGGTCAGCGAGTCAGTATGCCCATCTGTGTGGCAGCTACAGCCATGCAGAAGATGTCTCATCCTGATGGAGAACCGGCCACGGCGAGAG gctgTGTGTCGTGTGACACGGGGATGATGTTGAGCTCGTGGTCCACCTCCACCATAGAGGAAGTGGCAGAGGCGGCACCCGGAGGCGTGCGCTGGATGCAGTTGTACATTTATAAAGACAGAACGCTGACTCAGTCTCTGGTCAGGAGGGCTGAAGACGCCGGGTATAAGGGTATCTTTGTCACTGTGGACACACCTTATCTTGGCAGGAGACGGGATGACGTGCGCAACCGATTTAAGCTGCCCTCTCATTTGAG AATGGCCAACTTCGACTCGCCTGATTTAGCGTTCTCCTCAAAAGAGGGTTACGGGAAGGACAGCGGCCTGGCGGTCTACGTGGCGCAGTCTATAGATCCCACAGTGAAATGGGACGACATCGCTTGGCTCAAGACCATCACCTCTCTGCCCGTGGTGCTCAAAGGGATTTTGAGAG CTGAAGATGCCAGAGAAGCGGTGAAATATGGTGTGGCTGGAATACTTGTGTCAAACCACGGAGCAAGACAACTCGATGGAGTTCCAGCCACC attgACGTCTTGCCTGAGATCGTGGAGGCCGTGGAGGGGAAGGTGGAGGTCTTTCTGGACGGAGGCGTGCGCACGGGTACAGACGTGCTGAAAGCTCTGGCGCTAGGGGCCAAAGCTGTGTTTGTAGGGCGACCCATCCTGTGGGCACTGGCCTGTGAG GGTGATAAAGGTGTCAGTAATGTGCTTGAGTTACTGAGAGAAGAACTTCACCGAGCGCTGGCCCTCACAG GGTGTCGTTCACTGAATGAAGTCGATGGATCTCTTGTGAGGAGATCTGCGCTCGTTTCAAAGATCTGA